A region of the Pseudomonas silesiensis genome:
GCCGGGCAATGGCGTCTTCCACCGCTTGCGGCGTGGCGGCAAAACTTTCGTCGCCGGCCCACTCCAGCAAGCCATGCAGAAACGTACCGGGGCCTGGGCCACGGGGGAATCGATGGATGTCCGCGCCGCCGGCCACCACGTCTCGCGGTGCATGCGGATCGAGGCGTTCGTCGTCGAAGAGTTTTTGCGCTTGAGGACTTTCGGGAGCTTCGTCACTGCCCTCGCTCAGTCTCTCGCCAATGCGCAAGGCACTGTAAGAAGCGATCCACCAGTTTTCACTGGCCTTGCGCCGGGGGATCCGCGCAGCGAGCAGTGCCGCTTCGTTGTGTGGCGGATGGTAATGCTCGGCGCTCGCTTCAGGCATGTCACCGAAGCTCAATGCCGGGCAATCCTGCTGCAGGTCTTGCAGCCAACGCTTCAACCCGGCCGACTCAGCCAATGGCGCCCCGCCCCCCAGCAGATAACCCAAGGCCGACAGGTGCAGCACCGAGCTGTGGTTATTGCCGCGCTTGAGGTCGGTCACCCCGAGCCAGCAAGCATGTTGCGCCCGGGTCAGGGCCACATAGAGCAGCCGCAGATCCTCGGCCAGGCGCTCGTCATCGGCCAGGGCAATCAACTCGGCCGTCGGCTTCAAGGTCACTTGGGCCTTGCCGCTGGCGTCGTGGTAATGCAATGGCAGACGGCTGCCATCCACCGGCTTCGCCGAACAAATGAACGGCAGGAACACCAAGGGGTACTCAAGTCCCTTGGACTTGTGAATGGTCACCACCTTGACCAATTGCTCATCGCTCTCCAGGCGCAAAATCTGCTCTTCGCCCGCCTGCCCGGACAACGCCAGGTGCTCGGACAGATGCCGGATCAGCGCCTGCTCGCCATCAAGTTCGGCAGCGGCCTGTTGCAGCAACTCGGACAGGTGCAGCAGGTTGGTCAACACGCGCTCGCCATCGCTGCGCGCGATCAGTGCCTGGGGCAAGCGGAAGTCATGCAGCAAGCGCCGCAGCATGGGCAATACGCCCTGCTTGCGCCACAGCTCGCGATAACCGCGGAACTGCATGACCCGGGCTTCCCAGGCCAGTTCGTCCTGATTCAACCGCTCAAGTTCAGCCAGCGACAGGTTCAGCGTGATGCACGCCAGCGCCGCCCGCAGTGGACGCTCGACATCCGGCTCGGCGCACGCCTTGAGCCAGGTCAATACATCGTGGGCTTCCTGGGCGGCGAACACCGAATCCTTGTCCGACAGGTAAACGCTGCGCACGCCCCGGGCCGAGAGTTCGGCGCGCACGGCCTGGGCTTCCTTGCCGTCGCGCACCAGGATCGCGATATCCGCCGGCAACAGGCCCCGAAAGTCTTTGCCGTCCTGGATGAAGCCGGCGCGCCCTTGTTGCCCGCCGTTGAGCAACGCCGTGATTTCACTGGCGCACGCGGCGGCCAGTTGTTGCCGGTACACCACGCCGGAGAGGGGCTGTTCGGCAGACAGGTGCCAGACATTCAGAGCGGGGACAGCCCGGCCTTCAATGTGCAGCACTTCTTTGCGGCCCTGGGAGGCGACGGGCAGGAACGGCACCGGGTTCTCGCCGTTCTGTTCACGAAACAGGAAAGCGCCCCGCCCGGCCTCGCGCGACTCGGCACGCTCGAACACATGGTTCACCGCACTGACCATGCCATGGCTGGAGCGGAAGTTGGTGCCCAGGGTATGCAGGCGGCCAGCGGTGGCCTGGCGGGCGCGCAAGTAGGTATAGATGTCGGCACCACGGAAGGCATAGATCGCCTGCTTCGGGTCGCCGATCAGGAACAGGCCGCTTTCGGGGTTGTTGTCTTCAATGCGATAGATGCTTTCGAAGATCCGGTATTGCACCGGGTCGGTGTCCTGGAATTCGTCGATCAGCGCCACCGGAAACTGCTCGCGGATCAAGGTGGCCAGGCGCTCGCCGCCCTCGGCTTGCAAGGCGGCATCGAGGCGCAGCAGCATGTCATCGAAGCCCATCTCCGCGCGCCGGCGTTTCTCTTCTTCGAACCGCGCACCCACCCATTGGGCCGCATGTTGCAGGACCGCCGCATCGGGCGTCGGCAATCCATCGAGGCTGAGCTTGAGGCCGGGCATCGCCTCCAGGCCGGGATGACGGGGCGCCTCACCCTTCCAGGCTTCAGCCATGCCATCGGGCGTCAGGCGCATGAAGCCGGTGCCGATATCCAGTTGTTCGAGGGATTCGTCTTCGGCCCAGGCTTTTATTTTTTCGAACCAGGGTTCGAAGTAACGCGCCTGCATCTTGCGCCCGTCGACGCTCTTGCTCGCAACACCTTGGTGACACAGAGCAAGCAGCTCATCCGCCCACTGGCGCCAGGGCATCTTGAGTTCGAGCAAGGCGGCCCGTCGTTCCACCAGGCATTGCGCGATCAGCTCGGCGGGCGCTTTACCCGCGACATTGTCGCGCTCGCTGGCAAACAGCCCACGTACTCGCGGCAACAAGGCCGCCGGGCCGCCCCAGTTGCTGCGAACCCAATTCAGCGCATCGCCTTGCATCGGGTAGCAGAACATTCGCCAGTAATCGCGCAGGACCTCACCGAGCAAATCGCTGTGATCGGTTTCCAGGGTCTGGGTGAACAGGCTGCCACTGTCGAACGCGTGTTCGCGCAACATGCGCTGGCACCAACTGTGGATGGTCGAAACGGCGGCTTCGTCCATCCACTGGGCGGCGATATCCAGGCGGTTTGCGCAGCCGGACCACTGCTCGGGCAGGTACTGATCGCGCAGCTCGGCAATCAGCGCGTCCGGTGCCGGGGTTTCCTCGCGGAAGAACCTCGCAGCCTCGGCCAGACGCGTGCGAATACGTTCGCGCAATTCTTTGGTGGCCGCATCGGTGAAGGTCACGACGAGGATTTGCGGGGGTAACAGCTCTCGTCCGAACCCGCTCGGTTCGCCACCGTGGCCCAGGACCAGGCGCAGGTAGAGGGCGGAAATGGTGAAGGTCTTGCCGGTCCCGGCGCTGGCTTCGATCAGTTGGCTGCCACGCAGCGGGAAGGCCAGGGCCAGCGGTGTTTTCGTGGTCATGAGCGCGCTTCCTCGGCGGTCAGTGAACGCCAGGGCGCTTCAAGCAGTGGCCGATACAAGGCGTCGCACCAATCGGGGAACGTCTCGTCGGCCATCAGCACGTCGTAGTCGGCGAACTGACGAGCCAGCGCCGGGCTTTCACGGCGCTCGCCATCGGTGGTCAGGCCATCGCCTTCATAGGCCTTGCGCGCAGCGGCCTGGGCCTTGACCGGATCGGCCTGGCCCAGCCAGGCGAAGGCTGTTTTCACCGCGATCGGCAGCGGTTGGCG
Encoded here:
- the recB gene encoding exodeoxyribonuclease V subunit beta, yielding MTTKTPLALAFPLRGSQLIEASAGTGKTFTISALYLRLVLGHGGEPSGFGRELLPPQILVVTFTDAATKELRERIRTRLAEAARFFREETPAPDALIAELRDQYLPEQWSGCANRLDIAAQWMDEAAVSTIHSWCQRMLREHAFDSGSLFTQTLETDHSDLLGEVLRDYWRMFCYPMQGDALNWVRSNWGGPAALLPRVRGLFASERDNVAGKAPAELIAQCLVERRAALLELKMPWRQWADELLALCHQGVASKSVDGRKMQARYFEPWFEKIKAWAEDESLEQLDIGTGFMRLTPDGMAEAWKGEAPRHPGLEAMPGLKLSLDGLPTPDAAVLQHAAQWVGARFEEEKRRRAEMGFDDMLLRLDAALQAEGGERLATLIREQFPVALIDEFQDTDPVQYRIFESIYRIEDNNPESGLFLIGDPKQAIYAFRGADIYTYLRARQATAGRLHTLGTNFRSSHGMVSAVNHVFERAESREAGRGAFLFREQNGENPVPFLPVASQGRKEVLHIEGRAVPALNVWHLSAEQPLSGVVYRQQLAAACASEITALLNGGQQGRAGFIQDGKDFRGLLPADIAILVRDGKEAQAVRAELSARGVRSVYLSDKDSVFAAQEAHDVLTWLKACAEPDVERPLRAALACITLNLSLAELERLNQDELAWEARVMQFRGYRELWRKQGVLPMLRRLLHDFRLPQALIARSDGERVLTNLLHLSELLQQAAAELDGEQALIRHLSEHLALSGQAGEEQILRLESDEQLVKVVTIHKSKGLEYPLVFLPFICSAKPVDGSRLPLHYHDASGKAQVTLKPTAELIALADDERLAEDLRLLYVALTRAQHACWLGVTDLKRGNNHSSVLHLSALGYLLGGGAPLAESAGLKRWLQDLQQDCPALSFGDMPEASAEHYHPPHNEAALLAARIPRRKASENWWIASYSALRIGERLSEGSDEAPESPQAQKLFDDERLDPHAPRDVVAGGADIHRFPRGPGPGTFLHGLLEWAGDESFAATPQAVEDAIARRCNRRGWEGWITALSDWLQHLLKSPLPVGAGQSPVVLGQLSQYRVEMEFWFASHKVDVLKLDELVRQYTHNGAARVAAEPVMLNGMFKGFIDLTFEHDGRYYVADYKSNWLGVDDTAYTGQAMEQSILDNRYDLQYVLYLLALHRQLKARLADYDYDRHVGGALYLFLRGTRAPSQGVYFTRPPKELIERLDRMFQGKPEPKAEAAWVQGELL